AGAATATTTTGTTGTTTTTTCTGGAATCTTGTTTCAGAAAGTCCTGTGTGAGCGGGATGGAGGGATTTTTGAAATTTCGTTCTGCCCATTTACAACCCGCCCGCCGGCAATTGTGATTCCTGCTTTGCTTCCCCTGCTAAATCCAGTGCTACGATTTCTCCGGATTATTCACACTTTTTTTAACCTCCCGCCGCTAATACAATATTATGAGCAAGAAAGGTCTCCTGCTGGTCGGACACGGAAGCAGACTGCAGTACAATAAAGAACTGATCACCACCACCGCACAGATGATGGCTGAAAAAACCGATGAATACCTGATCAAATCCTGTTTCATGGAGAACAGCGTCCCGACTGTTCCCGAAGGTCTTGATGCAATGCGCGGAGAAGACTTGGACCTTCTGGTTGTTGTGCCCCTGTTCCTTGCAAAAGGAATCCACGTGCTCCGCGACATTCCGGGGCTTCTGGGTCTGGAGAGCGGGTCCAACCGCGGTGTATTCACGCTCGCAGACGGCAGGGAAATACCGGTTGTGTATGCGGAGCCTATCGGCATTGATCCGCTGCTTGCAGAGCTGATGCTCAAAAATGCAGAAAAAGCAGTAGCTACCCATCTCTGAATTTTCGTATGCGGATACTGGTTCTCGATACAATCCATGGCGGTGCAGACATTGCAGCAGCGTTGCAGCAGCGCGGCGACACCGTTGACGCCGTGGATGTGTACCGGGGAACCGGCGTTCCGGAACAGACCGCCGCTTCCCGCAGCTATGATCTGGTCACCGCCCCCGTGCATCTGACCCCTTCCTACCCGCTGCTGGCAAAAGCGCCCGTGAAAACGCATCATGAAATGGTGCGGGAACTGGTTGTTCCTCCCCGTATTTCTGTTGAGATCACCGGTGCACGCGGAAAAACCACAACCGCGTTTGCTCTGGCGCATCTGATGACCGGAACCGGCTACGGTATTCTGCACACAAGCAGCGGAACGTTCCGGATGCCGGAGTCCGAACTGTTGTGGAGGAAAAGTATTACACCAGCCTCGGTGATTGCAGCATGCACTGCCGCGCGGAACTGCGGGGCCGCGTGGCTGATTGCAGAGGAGTCCGTCGGAGTTGCAGGGTTTGGGACACTGGGAATTCTCACCTCCGCAGATGATTATGCCATTGCGGGAGGTTCAAAAAGCGCGCTTCAGGAGAAGTGCAGAAGTCTTGCGGCATGCAGGACGGTGCTGGTACCGCGCGGCGTGCCGGTACAAATGGGCTGGCAGGTTATCGAAGATCTGGTCAGCGTTGAAGACGATGTACTCTCCTTTGACGGCGGTGAGGTGACCAATCCTCTCCTGACCCTTGCCGGATACCGGGCAGCACTATCGGCGGCGGCGGCGGCGGGTCTGCTGCTCGGACTGCCGGTGGAAAAACTTGCGGATTTTTCCGCGCTTTCAGGGAGGATGCAGCTTTCCGAGAAAAACGGTGTGCCGTTTCTCGACAATGCAAACAGCGGAACAAACGCAGACACTACGATTGAAGCCGCAGCCTACCTGCGCAGAATGCGCCCCGGCAGACAGATCGTGCTGGTGATCGGGATGGAGCATCACGCGGTCTGCGAAGGGTTTCCGGTATCTGAGATCCGCCGGGCGGTTTCTGCTGTCCGTCCCGCACATCTGGTGATCATTGCAGAAACAGATGACTGTGCCGGGCAGTTCCCGGATGCAGACGCGGTCTGCACAACCCTTTCAGAAGCATCCGCCGCAGCTGCTGACCTTGCCAAAAACACCGGAGGTTCTGTCCTCCTCGCGGCAAAAACATGGAGATAATATGACGATGAGATATGTTCAGCCCCGTCCGAGTTCGATTGTTGCAGCATTGTACACGCTGCGGGACCTGGATGTGGATCTTGCGATTCTGCACGGTCCGTCCGGGTGTTCGTTTAAGCATGCCAGACTTCTGGAGGAGGACGGCATCCGTGTTCTGACTACCTCGCTTGGTG
Above is a window of Methanocorpusculum vombati DNA encoding:
- the cfbA gene encoding sirohydrochlorin nickelochelatase; this encodes MSKKGLLLVGHGSRLQYNKELITTTAQMMAEKTDEYLIKSCFMENSVPTVPEGLDAMRGEDLDLLVVVPLFLAKGIHVLRDIPGLLGLESGSNRGVFTLADGREIPVVYAEPIGIDPLLAELMLKNAEKAVATHL
- the cfbE gene encoding coenzyme F430 synthase translates to MRILVLDTIHGGADIAAALQQRGDTVDAVDVYRGTGVPEQTAASRSYDLVTAPVHLTPSYPLLAKAPVKTHHEMVRELVVPPRISVEITGARGKTTTAFALAHLMTGTGYGILHTSSGTFRMPESELLWRKSITPASVIAACTAARNCGAAWLIAEESVGVAGFGTLGILTSADDYAIAGGSKSALQEKCRSLAACRTVLVPRGVPVQMGWQVIEDLVSVEDDVLSFDGGEVTNPLLTLAGYRAALSAAAAAGLLLGLPVEKLADFSALSGRMQLSEKNGVPFLDNANSGTNADTTIEAAAYLRRMRPGRQIVLVIGMEHHAVCEGFPVSEIRRAVSAVRPAHLVIIAETDDCAGQFPDADAVCTTLSEASAAAADLAKNTGGSVLLAAKTWR